Within Vicia villosa cultivar HV-30 ecotype Madison, WI linkage group LG1, Vvil1.0, whole genome shotgun sequence, the genomic segment ataaataaaatatagaatacaatcaattaattcccctaaaataaaatcaattaatatccATAATTTTAGCAACTAACAAATTTAATTGaggcactaaaattaaaataatgatatagagaatattttatattattgataatgTTATTTGAAAGGTTATAAATCTTTCGACTGATCAAATTTGGATTAAGCTGTTGATCttgatgggaaaattttgtttgaagaattgaaagttattagagaagttttaacagttgaatcaaaatcaagctatatgatactGAGTTctttaaagatttttaattattttcctaATGCATGAAtagcttatagaataatattgactattcctaTCAATGATGCATCTgcttgaaagaagtttttctaaattataattattaaaatcttatttgagatctatTAAGTCACAAGATATATTAAATAGTCTTACGTTGATTTCAATtggaaataattttttgaaaaaccttgattatgaccaaattattaatgattttgcaacaaaaaatgctaagaggttgatatttaaataattttaaaggtttggtcaattttttataggaaaaaagatcagatcaaaaagaagaagaaaaagaagaagaataattCCCTTTATAGTGGTTTATATTTTGATgcagtataaacattgattcaaagatcaatacttgtattctttttgcacaatgtcaaatgaaaatgtgttttttattcaattttttttatctttatgtattaattgttaaaaaaatataggggcaccactcttttgattcgcccaaggtatcaaaattcaaaggaccggccctggtGGTATGGAACGTGATAACACCAGTGAACCCATTTAATCTAATGATTGTTATATATATGGCCTATGATGAGGGACTTGATTAATGTCTCACTCTACCTGTCaccttaaataatatttaaatataaatattctaacaatctcccacttggGCAATATATCTTAATAATTATACCATAGTATTTGTTAGTGCACAAGGATTAAGAAAGCAAGAGGAAAGATATTACTACTCTGCAATGACGGCTACAAATTAGTGTAAGGaaaaatgattaggtttaaaTGAAAACTACTAATAGTCTATTAATAAACTGAAAACTAGGGTCACATAGGCAACATACTAAAATACTAAATTACCCTTCAATATCATCCCTTAATTTAGGATTTTCTATACAAAACTAACAACACCATTTCCATCCcttaagaaaataaattgatttctcttgattgcCTTCGTCAGAACGTCTGCCACCTGCTTCTGGGTGCTATAGTGCACAACTTCTAGTACTTCGTTTTGGACTTAACTTCTCAGAAATGACACTTTGTCTCTATATGTTTTCTTCTTCCGTGTAGTactggattcttggcaagattgattgtgtaacaccccttttctaaccccaaatatatatatatatatatatatatatatatatatatatatatatatatcatcttacagagtaatcatgcataagtaaaagggcgtcacatgttatttccaacacaatgaaaacctaaaacaaacatccaacattcttaatatgcaaagatcatattgtaacacaaatgtaaatctcatgctttcatacattatgcataaacgcttgcggaaaacaattgaattgctattaaaagtttcaatgaatatatctcatactatattcatctaccgaattcaaataaacatttaaatCCACATACTCATTTgaaatccacaatcttggccacatagccttaaacaacatatcgAGATCTtaaacaaatacatccgaatatccaacaaaacataggaaatagcaatatccaaacataagcataagtctaaagaatatccccccaagtgttacatgatcagagcatatgactcgctacctaatccaataacaaactcaggagctcctcggctaaatcctcggacaagctactactcgtcggaacctgcacgttaccaacgaaggataacattcaaacagaagggtgagaattcaacttcttatagcaaacataataatgggaaatgtaatacaaacaagcatacatttcacaattcatcactctttaTAAAAACATGCTTTTATAACCATACATCAAAATTAACATGTTTCATCGCTAGGTCACCAAATTCCATCATTCGAGTAATTATATCTAATTACTATTTCAACAATTATAACCCACTAATGAAATGCCATCAAGTATACAACTATCACATAAAATTCACATTATGCATCACTTATCACATAATCAATCCAAGCCAATCATATTGCAAAATCACACAAAACacaattcacaccgacacgtgcgactcaagtgtgactctatgtaatatgcatgtggatcccatccgttatcatttccggtcatgccgactgtctttcctctatagactagataaccacctcaaaagcctcattccgcgttaagctttcaaatctcaTTCGGCGTCagatttgggacaagtaaataacctttgcaagattacccaacattgccactttcaaaaactcatgcttgtgtacgtgtgcaacaaaacaagactcatgcatttaagacgatctctctatctcttaaactacacaatcacatctttacaactttgcacaatattacacaacatgacatCCAATCCAATCTCaaacatcaattagcatttagcaatcaatcacataatccacggttatcatatcacataatacatccatgaacattgatcatgcacaattcatccataacatacacatataattacatgttattcccaactaacatcataattaaattaaacaattgcTATCTAATCCTACTTtatcatatagacaatctcattagcttcataacgcttcgaacggcgcataaaacagagttacggatcaaaagttacatgtATTCGAATTTTTCTCAAATATGCCTACAGTCGCGCCGCCACCCTACAGACGCGCCGCGAACTACAAGCCAATAGCCTACCAactactcagttcgcgccgcgatctATTGTTCGCGCCGCGATCTATTGTTCGCGCCGCGATCGTAGTGAAGGAACATTTCCCTGTACGAGTTCAGCATAATCCCCTTCTCATCCCCACACCCAAATTCATGTTCTAGCTCAAAATTGCACACGAAATTCACATACATATCATATATACAACACATAAGGACCTCTATATTCATCAAAACCTCATTAATCATGCAAATatatgaatttcacccaaatcccaaaaGTTAGGTTCTCACATTCTCTTCATCAaacatgttataaatcaaaaTCCACCCGTGGAATCCAGTAAGAAATCattattacatgttatttctaccAATTCTAAGCATAAACAACACAAATCTCATGAAATTATGAAAATACTCTAATTGAAATCCCATTTCtaacacatacaacattacccaatcatgtaaactataagaacttggattctaacccttacctctattcaaactcctccaatattcaagaaatctacaaatcCCCTCTTCTTATCTTCTATGttattcttctcttctttctattcTTTCTATTCAAAATGATAGTaaactctaaaaccctatttcCTTACTATCTTCTCTTAATTAATTGGACTTAACCCAACCCACTACTCTTTCTAATAATTAGGCCCACCACCTATTATATTATAATTCTACTATCTAAAATAGTCTCAATTAATAATAATCACccaaatcaaataattatcatgccaaataatcattaaataaaataaacaattattaaatatcaaataaacttAACTATATAAATAgataataaaatcgggatgttagagattgcagacttgttatcaatcatcaactTCAGAGGATTATCTACTTTGATCTCTAGGTCCTGCAATAGATTCATAAGCCACACatcttgacatgcagctacatcGCTTGCAATGTACTCAACTTCACACGTTGATAGTGCAACAACAAGTTGCTTCTTGGGACACCAAGAAATATGACCTCCCAGAAACTTAAAGAAGTATCCAAAAGAACTTCTTCTATCAAATCTATCTCCACACAAATTAGAATCAGAGTAACTCATCAAATATGAATCTGTCTTTCTTCTAGAAGGGAATAGTActccaaacttcaaaatttccttgATATACCTCAGAATCATGACAGCAGCTtagtaatgggaccacttaggtttactcatgaacctaatAACCATTCCAACTACATAGCAAATATCAggtctggtattacacaaataccttagagaaccaaccaacTGTTTGAAGGTTTTAGCATCCACATCCTCACCATCAGAGTCAGAATCCAATTTATGATTGGTTTCTGATGGAGTGATAGAAGCCTTACAGTTCTGCAACTTAAATCTCTTTAGAAGTTCAAGttcatacttcaactgatgcaaAATTATACCCTTCTTAGAGTACAATACCTCCATCCCTAGAAAGTATACCAACTTTCCTAGGTCAGACATTTCAAACTCACTCATCAGAATCTTCTTGAACTTGACTACCTCTTCATAACAACCACCTGTcatcaatatgtcatcaacatagagacacacCAGAATCATATTGCCTCCAGAATGTTGTACATAAACGCCATATTCCATCTTACATTTCTGAAATCCAtgtttcttgaaaaatgaatcaatcttcaaatttcaagctctgggtgcttgctttaatccataaaagGCTTTATGTaacttgtacaccatccctttctgattctttttcacaaatacaGGAGGTTGTGATACATATACCTCTTCTTGTAACGGaccattcagaaatgcagacttcaCATCCAGATGCATCATATGCTAATTTCTATTTGCAGCTAAaacaatcaccagtctgattgtttcatgtctagctacaggcgCAAACACATCAAAGTAATCTagcccaggtttctgaagaaaacctctagccagtAGCCTTGCTTTGTGCTTGCCAATTTATCCATCTGGTTTAAGCTTTATCTTGAACCCATCTGatgctgatggctttcttctcctTTGGAAGCTTAATCAActcccaagtcttgtttctttctatagcttcaagttcttctttcatggcatttagCCATACTTTTTTCTTGACAGCTTCTTCAATATCCACTAATTCAAAGTCTACTAATATGGTACACTGAACAACTTTTCCTTCAGAGTCTACTTCAGTATCTTGTAACATGTCAAACtttgcaaaccttcttggtattCGTCTGATTTGTTGTGGCCTCTAAACAATATTAGATGCTTGACCACCTTTCGACTTTGGATCACCTTCAGAAGCTCTTTCTTTGGATTTTCCAACTTCAGAGTCATGACCAGCGTCAGATGCTGGACTACCTTCAGAAGCTCCTCCTTCAGAGGGCCCACCTTCAGAGTTATGATTACCACCATATTCTACACCATCGTcaaaatctggatcagaatcaaatTCACCATTTGACTCATCTTTAGAGTCTCCAGAATTATCTTCTGGCTCTGActcttcttcagaatcttctgaaGTTTCTTCAGAAACCACCTCTAGTGTTAGTACTACACCAGAAATGGATTGATATTTGCTCCAATCCCATGCTTCTGACTCTTttacaatgacgtctctgctgacttcaattttatta encodes:
- the LOC131644954 gene encoding uncharacterized mitochondrial protein AtMg00810-like; protein product: MEYGVYVQHSGGNMILVCLYVDDILMTGGCYEEVVKFKKILMSEFEMSDLGKLVYFLGMEVLYSKKGIILHQLKYELELLKRFKLQNCKASITPSETNHKLDSDSDGEDVDAKTFKQLVGSLRYLCNTRPDICYVVGMVIRFMSKPKWSHY